One genomic segment of Zerene cesonia ecotype Mississippi chromosome 27, Zerene_cesonia_1.1, whole genome shotgun sequence includes these proteins:
- the LOC119837416 gene encoding electron transfer flavoprotein-ubiquinone oxidoreductase, mitochondrial yields the protein MATAIVSSARQVGRLTNAARRLYSDVYPKITTHYTVHPRDKDPRWKDVNMERMAEETDILIIGGGPAGMAAAIRARQIAEEKGAEIRVTLLEKAAEAGGHILSGACVDPIALNELIPDWKDKGAPLNTPVKSDKFGLLTKSGRIPIPVFPGLPNYNHGYYVVRLGHLVRWLAEQAEAVGAEVWPGCAGAELLYRDDGSLKGVATGDVGIAKDGSPKDMFERGMEFHSKITIFAEGCHGHLTKMVSKKYNLRENSEPQSYAIGLKELWEVKPENHKPGLVEHTIGWPLDRNTYGGSFIYHLNESEAPLVAVGFVVGLDYSNPYLSPFRELQRFKLHPYVKPMFEGGSRIAYGARALVEGGWQCLPNPVFPGGCLAGDTAGFLNVPRIKGTHNAMKSGMLAAESAMELILSGEASHEKGVTPTLYEDKLKESYVYKELKQVRNCRPSFHTSLGLYGGVAYSAFSTLVRGKEPWTFSHGGADYSKLKPAKESKPIEYPKPDGVITFDLLSSVALTGTNHEADQPAHLTLQDDSVPVKKNLNIYDGPEARFCPAGVYEYVPMESGDGQRLQINAQNCIHCKTCDIKDPSQNINWVVPEGGGGPAYNGM from the exons ATGGCGACAGCGATTGTTAGTTCGGCTCGCCagg TGGGGAGGCTAACTAATGCTGCTCGCAGGCTTTATTCGGATGTTTATCCTAAGATAACCACTCATTATACTGTGCACCCTAGAGATAAGGATCCAAGATGGAAAG atGTCAACATGGAGCGCATGGCAGAGGAGACAGATATTCTCATCATTGGCGGTGGACCCGCCGGCATGGCTGCGGCCATCAGAGCCAGACAAATAGCTGAGGAAAAGGGGGCT gAAATCAGAGTGACACTACTGGAGAAAGCCGCAGAAGCGGGTGGTCACATTCTATCTGGAGCATGCGTTGACCCAATagctttaaatgaattaatccCTGACTGGAAGGACAAAGGAGCACCCTTGAACACCCCTGTAAAGTCCGATAAGTTTGGCTTGCTCACTAAAAGTGGAAGGATTCCTATACCTGTGTTTCCTG GTTTACCAAATTATAACCATGGTTACTATGTAGTAAGACTAGGACATCTTGTGAGATGGCTTGCGGAACAGGCAGAGGCAGTTGGTGCAGAG gtTTGGCCAGGATGCGCCGGCGCAGAACTGCTGTATCGTGATGATGGATCGCTAAAGGGAGTTGCTACGGGCGATGTTGGTATTGCGAAAGACGGAAGCCCTAAAGACATGTTCGAGAGGGGAATGGAGTTCCATTCCAAGATTACGATTTTTGCTGAAG gATGTCATGGACATTTAACGAAGATGGTGTCAAAGAAGTACAATCTACGAGAAAATAGCGAGCCTCAGTCTTATGCTATTGGATTGAAAGAGCTGTGGGAAGTTAAACCAGAG AATCACAAACCTGGTCTAGTAGAACACACAATCGGTTGGCCTCTGGACAGAAACACCTATGGAGGCTCATTCATATATCACCTGAATGAAAGCGAAGCTCCACTAGTGGCCGTGGGCTTTGTAGTGGGACTGGACTATAGCAACCCATACCTCAGTCCGTTCAGAGAGCTCCAGAGATTTAAACTGCATCCATATGTGAAGCCTATGTTTGAAG GTGGTAGTCGCATAGCCTACGGCGCTAGAGCGCTAGTGGAGGGGGGGTGGCAGTGCCTCCCCAACCCGGTGTTCCCCGGGGGGTGTCTCGCCGGCGACACCGCGGGCTTCCTCAACGTGCCCCGGATAAAGGGCACACATAATGCTATGAAGAGTG GTATGCTGGCAGCCGAGAGTGCTATGGAGTTAATATTGTCAGGAGAAGCATCCCATGAGAAGGGAGTCACACCAACACTATATGAGGATAAATTAAAGGAGTCCTATGTTTATAAGGAATTgaag CAAGTGCGCAATTGCCGGCCGTCGTTCCACACATCGCTGGGTCTGTACGGTGGTGTCGCTTACTCAGCGTTTTCCACACTCGTCCGGGGAAAGGAACCCTGGACATTCAGTCACGGAG gtgCTGACTACTCAAAGTTGAAGCCAGCGAAGGAAAGCAAGCCCATTGAATATCCCAAACCAGATGGTGTTATTACGTTTGATTTGCTCTCGTCTGTGGCTTTAACAG GCACGAACCACGAAGCGGACCAGCCGGCACATCTCACGCTGCAGGACGACTCGGTTCCGGTTAAGAAAAATCTCAACATTTACGATGGTCCAGAGGCGAGATTCTGTCCAGCTG GTGTATACGAGTATGTACCTATGGAGTCTGGTGACGGCCAGAGGTTGCAGATTAATGCTCAAAACTGCATACATT GTAAGACATGCGATATCAAGGATCCGTCACAGAACATCAACTGGGTTGTACCTGAAGGTGGCGGTGGCCCAGCTTACAATGGAATGtag
- the LOC119837395 gene encoding malignant T-cell-amplified sequence 1 homolog, protein MFKKFDEKESISGVQQLKSSVQKGIRSRLLELYPHLENYIDQVLPKKDTFRIVKCHDHIEIMVNSAGELLFFRHREGPWMPTLRLLHKYPFFLPMQQVDKGAIRFVLSGANIMCPGLTSPGARMSPLAKGSVVAVMAEGKEHALAIGITSLSTDDIAKVNKGVGIENCHYLNDGLWQMKPVK, encoded by the exons aTTCGACGAAAAGGAGAGCATCTCTGGTGTGCAGCAGCTCAAATCATCAGTACAGAAGGGTATTCGCTCCAGACTGTTGGAGCTCTATCCACATCTTGAGAATTACATCGACCAGGTTCTGCCTAAGAAGGACACATTCAGAATTGTCAAATG CCATGATCACATAGAAATAATGGTGAACAGCGCTGGAGAATTACTGTTCTTCAGACATCGAGAAGGTCCTTGGATGCCCACACTCAGGCTACTACATAAAT ATCCGTTCTTCCTGCCCATGCAGCAAGTGGACAAAGGCGCGATCCGCTTCGTGCTGAGCGGCGCGAACATAATGTGCCCCGGGCTGACGTCGCCCGGCGCGCGCATGAGCCCGCTGGCCAAGGGCAGCGTGGTCGCCGTCATGGCGGAGGGCAAGGAGCACGCGCTGGCCATCGGCATCACCTCGCTGTCCACTGACGACAT AGCTAAAGTAAACAAAGGAGTTGGGATAGAGAATTGTCATTACCTCAATGATGGACTCTGGCAAATGAAACCCGTGAAGTAA
- the LOC119837425 gene encoding uncharacterized protein LOC119837425 — MIGIILAITFIPLCKSEDYYYYPFNMSRSTLRGIAAYRSALTLDWLAAEDFRQRELAAAFETEAPPARVVSTDCILYPRPTPGKVGRLMLELLKNLEGDDGTLVSELIQVLVRTKLLVESSMFEAEPDLDSLVKTPMMMMGEPHTTFPRVLAVIWMLVTDPVTTNKYGWCPIKKVNKYLSGAKPYEIAKQMRQLEMVVARARFIMEEFVQSITPADLYQTTSQKVKRTEKSSTSKRGKKRQKIMETEISHPKYKLELLQSPKPDQSSPKVEVSRLIVANDCTVSSMSMILFVNSLLV; from the exons atgattggTATCATACTGGCAATAACTTTTATACCATTG TGCAAGTCAGAAGACTATTACTACTATCCCTTCAATATGTCCCGTTCAACGCTGCGCGGCATCGCCGCCTACCGCTCAGCGCTGACCCTGGACTGGCTTGCTGCTGAAGACTTCCGGCAGAGAGAGCTGGCGGCGGCTTTTGAGACAGAAGCGCCTCCAGCAAGAGTCGTCAGCACtgattgtatattatatcccAGGCCCACACCGGGAAAGGTCGGCCGGCTTATGTTGGAACTGCTGAA aaatttaGAAGGCGACGATGGGACCCTAGTCTCTGAACTAATTCAAGTATTGGTGCGAACGAAATTACTGGTGGAATCATCGATGTTCGAAGCGGAACCGGACTTAGATTCCTTGGTGAAGACACCTATGATGATGATGGGAGAACCCCACACCACTTTTCCGAGGGTTCTGGCGGTAATATGGATGCTGGTCACTGATCCTGTCACAACTAATAAATATGGATGGTGTCCTATAAAGAAG gTGAACAAATACCTATCGGGGGCGAAACCATACGAGATAGCGAAGCAGATGCGACAGCTCGAGATGGTGGTGGCGAGGGCCAGGTTCATCATGGAGGAGTTCGTCCAGAGCATCACGCCTGCCGACTTGTATCAGACAACGTCTCAAAAAGTTAAA AGAACGGAGAAAAGTTCAACCTCGAAGCGTGGTAAGAAACGCCAGAAGATAATGGAGACGGAg atttccCACCCAAAATATAAGCTAGAACTCCTTCAATCACCAAAACCAGATCAGAGTTCGCCGAAGGTGGAAGTGAGCCGATTGATTGTTGCCAACGATTGTACTGTCTCATCCATGtctatgattttatttgtcaacagtttattagtttaa